A portion of the Adhaeribacter radiodurans genome contains these proteins:
- a CDS encoding glycoside hydrolase family 88 protein, with protein sequence MIQIKKDLQAAALQPLLQRFWELSGQKIKSIEQIYDTSKGSPVFTVKGQYTTRGWTEWTQGFQFGSAILQFDATGEMDFLESGRSKTVQVMAPHVSHIGVHDHGFNNVSTYGNLLRLMQEGKTNFNEWEKNFYELALKISGAVQGSRWTTTKSGGFIHSFNGPHSLFVDTIRSCRALMVSHQLGHVLQAENDIKINLLERALLHCQATAQFSVYYGEGRDSFDIWGRTAHESIFNTKDGNYRAPNSQQGYTGFSTWTRGLAWAMCGFAEELEFLQTISDTELLNFGGREEIEGYMLKAVRATCDFYITHTPVDGIPYWDTGAPHLHKLGNYLDRPADPFNNQEPVDASAAAIGAQGLLRLGKFLQEKGETEMGDKYWQAGLTVVQTLLQEPYLSTDPNHQGILLHSVYHWPNGWDYVPEGSSIPLGESSMWGDYHIREVALYLQKIINGEPYYTFYNGVQ encoded by the coding sequence ATGATTCAAATTAAAAAAGATTTACAAGCCGCCGCCCTGCAACCTTTGTTACAAAGGTTCTGGGAACTATCCGGACAAAAAATTAAAAGTATTGAGCAAATTTACGATACCAGCAAAGGCTCGCCGGTTTTTACGGTAAAAGGTCAATATACTACTCGCGGCTGGACCGAATGGACCCAAGGATTTCAGTTTGGCTCAGCTATTCTGCAGTTTGATGCCACCGGAGAAATGGATTTTCTGGAATCCGGGCGTTCAAAAACGGTACAGGTTATGGCTCCCCATGTAAGTCACATTGGGGTGCACGACCATGGTTTTAACAACGTAAGTACTTACGGCAACTTGTTGCGGTTAATGCAGGAAGGAAAAACAAATTTTAACGAGTGGGAAAAGAATTTTTACGAACTAGCCCTTAAAATATCAGGAGCGGTACAAGGCAGTCGCTGGACTACCACAAAATCTGGCGGGTTTATTCATTCCTTTAACGGTCCGCATTCTTTATTTGTCGATACTATTCGTTCGTGCCGGGCTTTAATGGTCAGTCACCAGTTAGGCCATGTGTTGCAAGCAGAAAACGACATAAAAATTAATTTACTCGAACGCGCATTGCTGCATTGTCAGGCCACGGCTCAATTTTCGGTTTATTATGGCGAAGGTAGGGATTCGTTTGATATTTGGGGTCGTACGGCGCATGAGAGTATTTTCAACACCAAAGACGGTAATTACCGGGCACCCAATTCGCAACAGGGCTACACTGGTTTTAGCACCTGGACCCGAGGTTTAGCCTGGGCAATGTGCGGTTTTGCCGAAGAACTGGAATTTTTGCAAACTATTTCCGATACAGAATTACTAAACTTTGGCGGCCGGGAAGAAATAGAAGGTTATATGCTAAAAGCGGTACGGGCCACCTGTGATTTTTACATCACACATACTCCTGTAGACGGTATTCCGTACTGGGATACCGGTGCTCCCCACCTACATAAACTAGGCAATTATCTCGATAGACCTGCCGACCCTTTTAACAACCAGGAACCCGTAGATGCTTCGGCTGCGGCCATTGGCGCTCAGGGCTTATTGCGTTTAGGGAAATTCTTACAGGAAAAAGGCGAAACAGAAATGGGTGATAAATACTGGCAAGCCGGCCTAACTGTGGTGCAAACCTTATTGCAGGAACCTTACCTGAGTACGGACCCCAATCACCAGGGAATTTTGCTGCATTCGGTTTACCATTGGCCTAATGGTTGGGATTACGTCCCTGAAGGCAGTTCTATTCCCTTAGGCGAATCCAGCATGTGGGGCGATTATCATATCCGGGAAGTTGCGCTTTACCTGCAAAAAATTATTAACGGGGAGCCTTATTACACATTCTATAACGGCGTACAATAA
- a CDS encoding FecR family protein, whose amino-acid sequence MNLNEQERLAKLLKKYLAGKATPEEESYITEWYNQLNFEQSSSFNKDEDMENQKLNNWIELNSRIQKTSYRGVRNKFKSTQKKRRKALAWVGAMLVFFCIAYQWYTVSYLTDLSKSSLAYVSQQNKTTSTLRVTLSDGTLVWLEPLAEIKYPKRFKGASRNIMLNGKAFLDVARDPQHPFLVKGEAVDVQVLGTSFEVDFNSKKQEASVLVRSGEVAVTPTKQSLPGFFNFLEPTKEKTYLLPNESSRLNTKSKNLLKSKLAADYWTKQIIKSQLIFKETPLAEIITKLEDQHKVAIRMQNPQLKSCTLTAYFYDQPLEVKLEMICKSIGANYKADHDKFIIFGNGCSL is encoded by the coding sequence ATGAATTTGAATGAACAAGAAAGGCTGGCTAAGCTTTTAAAAAAGTATTTAGCAGGCAAGGCTACCCCCGAGGAAGAAAGTTACATTACAGAATGGTACAACCAGTTAAATTTTGAACAGTCTTCTTCTTTTAATAAAGATGAAGACATGGAAAATCAAAAGCTTAACAATTGGATAGAATTAAATTCCCGGATTCAAAAAACAAGTTACCGGGGAGTCAGAAATAAATTTAAATCCACTCAAAAAAAGCGGAGAAAAGCTTTGGCGTGGGTAGGGGCAATGCTGGTTTTCTTTTGTATTGCTTACCAATGGTACACGGTTTCTTATTTAACAGATTTATCTAAAAGCTCATTGGCCTATGTTTCGCAGCAAAATAAAACAACCTCCACCTTAAGAGTAACTTTAAGCGATGGTACTTTGGTTTGGTTGGAGCCGCTCGCCGAAATTAAATATCCTAAAAGATTTAAGGGTGCTAGTCGAAATATTATGTTAAATGGAAAAGCATTTCTGGATGTAGCCCGCGATCCACAGCATCCTTTTCTGGTAAAAGGAGAGGCCGTTGACGTACAGGTTTTAGGAACCAGCTTTGAAGTAGATTTTAATTCGAAAAAGCAAGAAGCTAGCGTTCTAGTACGCTCCGGCGAAGTGGCTGTTACGCCAACAAAGCAAAGTTTACCTGGTTTTTTTAACTTTTTAGAGCCGACGAAAGAAAAAACATACTTGTTGCCCAATGAAAGTTCCCGGTTAAATACTAAATCCAAAAATTTATTAAAAAGTAAATTGGCGGCTGATTACTGGACGAAACAGATCATCAAATCGCAATTAATTTTTAAAGAAACGCCCTTAGCTGAAATAATTACTAAATTGGAAGACCAGCATAAAGTGGCCATCCGGATGCAAAATCCGCAGCTAAAAAGTTGCACCTTAACCGCTTACTTTTACGATCAGCCTTTAGAAGTAAAACTCGAAATGATTTGTAAATCTATCGGGGCTAATTATAAAGCAGATCATGATAAATTTATAATTTTTGGAAACGGATGCAGTTTATAA
- a CDS encoding sugar phosphate isomerase/epimerase family protein — protein MAKELTDFKRMCVHTITTKPWPIEKAAQEFSAAGIGAITVWRDALANRDIRQTGNLLRDLNLEVVSLCRGGFFPALTAIGRQTAIEDNLKAIDEAEALGAPMVVLVCGSAPGQSLVESRKQIQDGIGACLSHAAAARVKLTIEPLHPMYAGDRSALNTLAQANDMAEALNSPNVGIAVDVYHLWWDPDLENQIKRCAQNRNLSAFHICDWKTPTLDMLNDRGLMGEGCINLKQIRGWVEESGFTGFNEVEIFSNIHWQQDQHQFLEKIKETYLKYS, from the coding sequence ATGGCGAAGGAGTTAACTGATTTTAAACGTATGTGCGTGCATACCATTACCACTAAGCCTTGGCCCATTGAGAAAGCGGCGCAGGAATTTTCGGCGGCGGGTATTGGAGCTATTACGGTTTGGCGCGATGCTCTGGCAAATCGGGATATCAGGCAAACCGGCAATCTGCTCCGCGACTTAAACCTGGAAGTGGTGTCGTTGTGTCGGGGAGGCTTTTTTCCGGCCCTTACCGCCATCGGCCGACAGACAGCCATCGAAGATAATTTAAAAGCTATCGACGAAGCCGAGGCTTTGGGTGCTCCCATGGTAGTTTTAGTATGCGGCTCTGCTCCCGGCCAATCTTTAGTGGAATCCCGAAAACAAATTCAGGATGGAATTGGGGCTTGCTTATCGCACGCTGCCGCTGCCAGGGTAAAATTAACCATTGAACCGCTGCATCCCATGTATGCCGGCGACCGTTCCGCCTTAAATACCCTAGCCCAAGCCAACGACATGGCTGAAGCTTTAAACTCTCCTAATGTAGGAATAGCCGTAGACGTTTATCATTTATGGTGGGATCCTGATTTAGAAAACCAGATTAAACGCTGTGCTCAAAACAGAAACTTATCGGCTTTTCATATCTGCGACTGGAAAACACCTACCCTGGATATGTTAAATGACCGTGGCCTGATGGGAGAAGGATGCATTAACCTCAAACAAATACGAGGTTGGGTAGAAGAATCAGGCTTTACAGGTTTTAACGAGGTAGAAATTTTCTCGAACATTCACTGGCAACAAGACCAGCACCAATTTTTAGAAAAGATAAAAGAAACTTATTTAAAATATTCATAA
- a CDS encoding alpha/beta hydrolase family protein, producing the protein MKLSSQRSILILVICYILCFNLIAQEKNNESMLCRGAYFTEVEGKAALEKFASTYSDKESWGKRASIIREGIITGGEFTNLPTKNPLKPIIHSKRVYDGYTVENVAFESFPGFFVTGNLYRPTQPQASYAAILSPHGHSSDPKTMGRFHESVQKRCATLAKMGAIVFTYDMLGYGESDQSTHKMPQVHPKALTIQVNNGLRSIDFLLSLPKVDPKRLGVTGESGGGTQTFLLTALDKRIAVSVPVVMVSAHFFGGCNCESGMPIHKSAHHQTSNVEIAALAAPRPMLLVSDGQDWTKNTPEVEYPYIQNIYKLYNQENLVQNVHLPNEGHDYGPSKRQAAYTFLAKHLNLDQTKVKTTNGIIDESSVIVEDRPKLLVWDANHTKPVNAIKDDNGINKMLQSYQFKSKN; encoded by the coding sequence ATGAAGTTATCTTCCCAAAGGAGTATTCTTATTTTGGTTATCTGCTATATATTGTGCTTTAACCTGATTGCGCAGGAAAAAAATAATGAATCCATGCTTTGCCGGGGAGCTTATTTTACAGAGGTTGAAGGGAAAGCAGCCCTGGAAAAATTTGCTTCTACCTATTCAGACAAAGAAAGTTGGGGAAAAAGAGCTTCTATTATTCGGGAAGGCATTATTACCGGCGGAGAATTTACTAATCTCCCGACAAAAAATCCTCTAAAGCCAATCATTCATAGTAAACGGGTTTACGACGGGTATACGGTAGAAAATGTTGCGTTTGAAAGCTTTCCTGGTTTTTTTGTCACGGGCAACCTGTATAGGCCAACTCAACCTCAAGCCTCTTACGCTGCTATTCTTTCGCCACACGGGCATTCCAGCGACCCGAAAACCATGGGACGGTTCCATGAATCGGTACAGAAACGGTGTGCTACTCTGGCAAAAATGGGGGCTATTGTTTTTACCTACGATATGCTCGGGTACGGTGAATCGGACCAAAGTACGCATAAAATGCCCCAGGTTCATCCAAAAGCCTTAACCATCCAGGTAAATAACGGATTGCGGTCCATTGATTTTTTGCTTTCCTTACCTAAAGTAGACCCGAAGAGACTTGGAGTAACCGGAGAATCGGGTGGTGGAACGCAAACTTTTTTACTAACGGCGCTGGATAAACGGATTGCCGTTTCGGTTCCGGTGGTAATGGTATCGGCTCATTTTTTTGGTGGCTGTAACTGCGAAAGCGGCATGCCCATTCATAAAAGCGCACATCATCAAACCAGTAATGTAGAAATTGCTGCCTTAGCCGCTCCCCGCCCCATGTTGCTGGTTTCAGACGGACAAGATTGGACGAAGAATACCCCTGAAGTGGAATACCCTTACATTCAAAACATTTATAAACTTTACAACCAGGAAAACTTAGTTCAAAATGTACACCTTCCCAACGAAGGCCACGATTATGGCCCCAGCAAACGGCAGGCGGCTTATACTTTTTTAGCGAAGCACTTAAACCTGGATCAAACCAAGGTTAAAACCACCAATGGAATAATTGATGAAAGCTCTGTAATAGTAGAAGACCGACCAAAGCTTTTAGTTTGGGATGCCAATCATACTAAACCGGTTAACGCGATAAAAGACGATAATGGCATCAACAAAATGCTGCAATCCTATCAATTCAAATCCAAAAACTAA
- a CDS encoding RNA polymerase sigma factor, translating into MSQNCITDEELLNGLRQESASAFKQIFDLHWNKLYQIAYRKTGSKEIAEELVQEIFLNIWLKRKSITIKSSLEAYLVTSVKYSIINHYKAQIVRSRFKLTTHQLPAAANFTEEQVLTEELNSTFKKALESLSKKTRQIFEKSRFQNLSNKEIAYELQLTDKAVEFHITKSLKHLKVFLKDFVLPLFIICFSPC; encoded by the coding sequence TTGAGCCAGAACTGTATAACGGATGAAGAACTTTTAAATGGTTTACGCCAGGAATCTGCATCCGCCTTTAAGCAGATTTTTGATTTACACTGGAATAAACTGTACCAAATAGCCTACCGTAAGACCGGCAGTAAAGAAATTGCAGAAGAATTAGTTCAGGAAATATTTTTAAATATTTGGCTTAAACGTAAGTCAATTACTATTAAAAGCAGTTTAGAAGCTTATTTGGTTACGTCCGTTAAATACTCCATTATTAATCATTACAAGGCCCAAATAGTAAGGAGCAGATTTAAACTTACGACCCATCAATTACCTGCAGCCGCCAATTTTACCGAAGAACAAGTTTTAACCGAAGAATTAAATTCCACTTTTAAAAAAGCACTGGAATCATTATCTAAAAAAACCAGGCAGATATTCGAAAAGAGCCGCTTCCAGAACTTATCAAACAAAGAAATTGCCTACGAATTGCAGCTCACCGATAAAGCTGTTGAGTTTCATATTACCAAATCCTTAAAGCACCTGAAAGTTTTCCTGAAAGACTTCGTTCTTCCTTTGTTTATTATTTGCTTTTCTCCCTGCTAG
- a CDS encoding outer membrane protein assembly factor BamB family protein, with protein sequence MKYSIKPLAVGLLLLGSCLNLNRQKSNVISNQKEVDYPNYGGNKAGNRYSPLNQINPDNVQNLQVAWMYDTAEKPDQNDPKPQRPKAIQCQPIVVNGVLYGTTSELKLFALKAGTGEQLWIFEPLKEDTKFNTSRGVCYWENGDDQRILYSVGSNLYAVNAQTGQKIESFGKNGTVDLHEGLQTNMDHDVSKLSVTASTPGVVYKNTIVMGSSVSESGDAAPGHIRAFDVITGKLKWVFHTVPQPGEYGYETWPPNAYKYIGAANNWSGLVLDEKRGTVYFGTGSPASDFYGGAREGENLFATCIMALDAETGQRKWHYQTIHHDLWDRDHPSPPNLTTVKHKGKKIDAVVQATKDGVVYVLDRDTGKSLFPVEERPVPTTPALPGEHPFPTQKFPLKPAPFAHQVFTEADITNISPEAHAYVKERFEEMRTDHKFTPPSEKGTILFGYSGGAEWGGNSIDPDGILYQNANDDPWILQMVSQEERNKEMASLSKGHGFYLANCAVCHGKDRKGSGSEFPNLTDISKRNNAEGIMAILAKGSGRMPAFEHIPKENREAIVRFLLNTETAADKEESEHSETGPSETGKKESFPYVPRYVNKVWKKFTDQNGYPAIKPPWGTLSAIDLNTGEYLWRVPLGEYPELTKKGIPITGTESYGGPVVTAGGLVFIAATRDEKIRAFNKKTGKVVWEYQLPAGGFATPITYMVNGKQYVVIAAGGARGLKAGGKYVAFALP encoded by the coding sequence ATGAAGTACTCAATTAAGCCTTTAGCTGTAGGCTTGTTATTACTAGGAAGCTGTTTAAATCTTAATCGCCAAAAAAGTAATGTTATTTCTAACCAGAAGGAAGTAGATTATCCTAATTACGGCGGCAACAAAGCCGGTAATCGTTACTCGCCTTTAAATCAGATTAACCCGGACAATGTCCAGAACCTACAGGTAGCCTGGATGTACGATACTGCTGAAAAGCCCGACCAGAATGATCCAAAACCGCAGCGGCCTAAAGCCATTCAATGCCAACCAATTGTGGTAAATGGAGTTTTGTACGGTACTACTTCCGAACTAAAACTTTTTGCTCTGAAAGCCGGCACCGGAGAACAACTCTGGATTTTTGAGCCTTTAAAAGAAGATACCAAATTTAATACGAGCCGGGGAGTTTGCTATTGGGAAAACGGCGATGATCAGCGGATTTTGTATTCGGTGGGTTCTAATTTGTACGCGGTTAATGCCCAGACTGGGCAAAAAATAGAAAGCTTCGGAAAGAATGGTACGGTAGATTTACACGAAGGGCTCCAAACCAATATGGATCACGATGTGAGTAAATTATCGGTTACCGCTTCTACTCCGGGCGTGGTGTATAAAAATACCATTGTAATGGGTTCCAGCGTTTCTGAATCGGGCGATGCGGCACCGGGTCACATTAGGGCTTTTGATGTAATAACTGGCAAGTTAAAGTGGGTTTTCCATACCGTGCCGCAACCCGGCGAATATGGTTACGAAACCTGGCCACCCAATGCATATAAATATATTGGTGCCGCTAACAACTGGAGTGGGCTGGTGCTCGATGAAAAAAGAGGCACCGTTTACTTTGGTACCGGCTCTCCGGCATCTGATTTTTACGGGGGAGCACGCGAAGGTGAAAATTTATTCGCTACCTGTATTATGGCCCTTGATGCCGAAACCGGGCAAAGAAAATGGCACTACCAAACCATTCACCACGATTTATGGGACCGCGATCATCCCTCGCCCCCTAATTTAACTACTGTAAAACACAAGGGTAAAAAAATAGATGCGGTAGTACAAGCTACGAAAGATGGGGTAGTGTACGTTTTAGATCGCGATACCGGTAAATCTTTGTTTCCGGTAGAAGAACGGCCGGTTCCTACTACGCCGGCTTTGCCGGGGGAGCATCCATTTCCTACTCAAAAGTTTCCTTTAAAACCGGCACCGTTTGCCCACCAGGTATTTACCGAAGCAGATATCACGAATATTTCGCCGGAAGCGCATGCCTACGTGAAAGAGCGTTTCGAAGAAATGCGGACCGACCATAAGTTTACCCCGCCCAGTGAAAAAGGTACCATTCTTTTTGGCTACAGCGGAGGTGCCGAGTGGGGCGGTAACTCTATTGATCCTGACGGTATTTTGTACCAGAATGCCAATGACGATCCCTGGATTTTACAAATGGTGTCGCAGGAAGAAAGAAATAAGGAAATGGCTTCGCTTTCGAAAGGGCACGGTTTTTACCTGGCTAATTGCGCGGTTTGCCACGGAAAAGATAGAAAAGGGAGCGGCTCAGAGTTTCCTAACCTGACAGATATTAGTAAAAGAAATAATGCCGAAGGTATAATGGCAATTCTGGCAAAAGGCAGCGGCCGTATGCCGGCCTTCGAACATATACCAAAAGAAAACCGCGAAGCTATTGTTCGATTTTTACTAAATACTGAAACTGCGGCTGATAAAGAGGAAAGTGAGCACAGCGAAACCGGTCCTTCTGAAACTGGTAAAAAAGAAAGCTTCCCGTATGTGCCGCGCTACGTAAATAAAGTGTGGAAGAAATTTACCGATCAGAATGGTTATCCGGCCATTAAGCCACCTTGGGGCACCTTAAGCGCTATTGATTTAAATACCGGCGAATATCTGTGGCGAGTACCATTAGGCGAATATCCGGAACTAACTAAAAAAGGCATCCCGATAACAGGAACCGAAAGTTATGGTGGTCCGGTAGTAACCGCCGGTGGCCTGGTATTTATTGCTGCTACCCGCGACGAAAAAATACGCGCCTTTAATAAGAAAACCGGAAAAGTGGTTTGGGAATACCAACTACCCGCCGGAGGGTTTGCTACTCCTATTACCTACATGGTAAATGGTAAACAATACGTGGTAATTGCCGCTGGTGGCGCCCGAGGATTAAAAGCCGGCGGTAAATACGTGGCTTTTGCCTTGCCCTAA
- a CDS encoding PQQ-dependent sugar dehydrogenase: MRLNQLIPTLISTRILPFLKIKIGLLLISGAIVLPGCIGGKNTNNQQADNTPQTNTNAQVSTTNNSSKPSIPFNQSAYSTDEHDIIHGKELFQSNCTACHNFEQKGIGPNLAGVTSRDSPEWLSKFVRNAPEVIKSGDVNAVKLYEEYKQMMPPFTAFTPEDVQSILAYLHTQQPASAVDENTAKLGPPLLDPIPTKIPKSELLLSLESFITAPATSDKIPLARINSMVVLPGKKNRVFVQDLRGKLYEMDGKNLRVYMDMVKERPGFIPTPGLATGFGSYAFHPEFYKNGLFYTTHTEKANTAPADFAYADSIKVALQWVLTEWKLPNPNAPVFAGQGRELLRVNMVNQIHGVQEITFNPFAKPGSPEYGLLYIGIGDGGAAEQKYSFLCNSNKTVWSTVLRIDPKGTNSKNGHYGIPAINPFAQDNDPETLGEVFATGFRNPNRIYWSPDGKMLISDIGLTNIEELNIGKAGANYGWPAREGTFLLNYQGKMDKVYALPADDSKYNYTYPVVQFDHGEGNAFSAGFVYTGNIPLLKNKYIFGDIVSGRVFFVDNNQLKLGQQAPIQEFIVQFDGTVSTFQAITGNKKTDLRFGVGLHNDLYLYTKTDGKMWRVNGCLPNKKI, encoded by the coding sequence ATGCGGTTAAACCAATTAATACCTACTCTAATTTCTACCCGGATTCTACCCTTCTTAAAAATAAAAATTGGTTTATTGCTTATAAGCGGAGCTATTGTCTTGCCAGGGTGCATCGGAGGAAAAAACACCAATAATCAGCAAGCTGATAATACCCCGCAAACAAATACTAATGCACAAGTATCTACAACAAATAATTCTTCTAAACCCAGTATTCCATTCAACCAAAGTGCCTACTCCACCGACGAGCACGATATTATTCACGGCAAGGAATTGTTCCAGTCGAATTGCACAGCTTGTCATAACTTTGAGCAGAAAGGCATTGGGCCTAATTTGGCCGGTGTAACAAGCCGCGACTCCCCCGAATGGCTGAGTAAATTTGTGCGAAATGCCCCGGAGGTTATAAAGTCCGGCGATGTTAATGCAGTTAAGCTTTATGAAGAGTACAAGCAAATGATGCCTCCTTTTACGGCTTTTACTCCGGAGGATGTGCAATCTATTCTGGCTTACCTGCATACGCAGCAACCCGCCTCGGCAGTAGATGAAAATACCGCCAAACTAGGGCCTCCTTTGCTCGACCCAATTCCTACCAAAATTCCTAAATCAGAATTACTCCTTAGCCTGGAATCGTTTATTACTGCTCCGGCTACCTCCGATAAAATTCCACTGGCTCGCATCAATAGTATGGTGGTATTACCGGGTAAAAAGAACCGGGTATTTGTACAGGATTTACGCGGCAAACTCTACGAAATGGATGGTAAAAATTTGCGGGTGTACATGGACATGGTTAAAGAACGACCCGGTTTTATTCCTACTCCTGGTTTGGCCACCGGTTTTGGTAGCTACGCATTTCACCCGGAATTTTATAAAAACGGACTTTTTTACACCACTCATACCGAAAAAGCGAACACTGCTCCTGCCGATTTTGCTTACGCCGATTCCATTAAAGTAGCATTGCAATGGGTACTTACCGAATGGAAATTGCCCAACCCAAATGCGCCGGTTTTTGCCGGTCAGGGCCGCGAATTATTGCGGGTAAACATGGTAAACCAGATTCATGGAGTTCAGGAAATTACTTTTAATCCCTTTGCTAAACCAGGTTCCCCCGAATACGGGCTATTATATATAGGTATCGGCGATGGTGGCGCTGCTGAGCAGAAATATTCTTTTTTATGCAATTCCAATAAAACCGTATGGAGTACGGTCCTCCGGATTGACCCAAAGGGCACCAACAGTAAAAACGGACATTACGGTATTCCGGCTATTAACCCATTTGCTCAGGATAATGACCCCGAAACGTTGGGTGAAGTTTTTGCTACCGGTTTTCGCAATCCGAATCGCATTTATTGGTCTCCGGATGGTAAAATGCTTATTTCTGATATAGGTTTAACCAATATCGAAGAGTTAAACATTGGCAAAGCCGGTGCTAACTACGGTTGGCCTGCCCGCGAAGGAACTTTCTTACTAAATTACCAGGGTAAAATGGACAAAGTTTATGCTTTACCAGCCGATGATTCAAAGTATAACTATACCTACCCCGTTGTTCAGTTCGACCACGGCGAAGGCAATGCATTTTCCGCCGGTTTTGTATATACCGGTAATATTCCCTTACTCAAAAACAAATATATTTTCGGGGATATCGTAAGCGGCCGGGTGTTTTTCGTGGATAACAATCAACTTAAATTAGGGCAACAAGCGCCTATTCAAGAATTCATCGTCCAGTTCGATGGTACTGTTTCTACTTTCCAGGCAATTACCGGTAATAAAAAAACCGACTTGCGATTTGGGGTAGGTCTGCATAACGATTTGTATCTCTACACCAAAACGGATGGTAAAATGTGGCGGGTAAATGGCTGCTTGCCAAACAAGAAAATTTAA